One Hyphomicrobium album genomic window carries:
- a CDS encoding outer membrane protein has translation MNVARTRISLALALAATLLGATAVLADGDPYYSNGINPSGVRTPVPAPIPVPVEEADWYFRGDFAAGFGASPSVNIIGLNYAGQVPGGAVESNSFEPSFTGGVGVGYVWASYFRTDLTVDIHSLMNTELTGGTADITLTDKTKFMSTILLANAYYDIRTGTPWTPYFGGGVGFAVNQLTRNLDFTSVTTPAANVSAGNRTTDVQFAAAAMIGTSYEFSSFFAIDVNYRYLYIGGSEVGLKPDVASSTAIGSFNEHQIRAGLRFYVN, from the coding sequence ATGAACGTTGCACGCACCCGGATTTCGCTCGCGCTCGCACTGGCCGCCACTCTCCTTGGCGCCACAGCCGTGCTCGCCGACGGCGATCCCTACTATTCGAACGGCATCAACCCGTCCGGCGTGCGCACGCCGGTGCCGGCACCCATTCCCGTCCCCGTCGAGGAGGCCGATTGGTACTTCCGCGGTGACTTCGCCGCCGGCTTCGGCGCCTCGCCATCGGTGAACATCATCGGCCTCAATTATGCGGGCCAGGTCCCCGGCGGGGCGGTGGAATCGAACAGCTTCGAGCCATCCTTCACCGGCGGCGTCGGCGTCGGCTACGTCTGGGCGTCCTACTTCCGCACGGACCTGACGGTCGACATACACTCGCTCATGAACACGGAGCTTACGGGCGGCACCGCTGACATTACGCTGACCGACAAGACCAAGTTCATGTCGACGATCCTGCTCGCCAACGCCTACTACGACATCCGCACCGGGACGCCGTGGACGCCGTACTTCGGTGGCGGCGTCGGCTTCGCGGTCAACCAGCTGACGCGCAACCTGGACTTCACCTCCGTGACGACGCCCGCGGCCAACGTCAGCGCGGGTAACCGCACGACGGACGTGCAGTTCGCCGCCGCCGCCATGATTGGCACCTCGTACGAATTCTCGTCCTTCTTCGCGATCGACGTGAACTACCGCTACCTCTACATCGGCGGCTCCGAGGTCGGTCTCAAGCCTGACGTGGCGTCGAGCACCGCCATTGGCAGCTTCAACGAGCACCAAATCCGCGCCGGTCTGCGCTTCTACGTGAACTAA
- a CDS encoding mucoidy inhibitor MuiA family protein, with translation MRILAALTGVLVAVIASHAAADEIPVASRLETITVFPSGAEATRTARLSLGKGEHTLVLIDLPAETVPGSIRVDGKATAGLDIQSVDTRRRYIPRADQEALQAERKTIEDNIEKLRDERGLVQGQEDAAQTQKTLLQNLAQMPARPQPEEGQPAPAALPVPHVDWQQILSLIGTGMAEAQKQALDAEVKKRDLDRRIEELEKKLSALAPARTEQTEIKVFVVAAAQLEADLTVRYQVRNAAWTPHYDARLATGSKTAPPFLELTRRADIVQRTGESWDNVALLLSTTRPTANAAAPAIETMIVDFQPEAHPASVSAAPPAPMAGYDGLAVRQKKVRTASEEIRDQSAQAEPEVALGEIGAQVVAAPFQAVFAVPGRLTVPSTGEPKRVFLQQDGVEPVLTVRTVPKLDAKAYLYAKLILPKGAPVLPGAVSLFRDGTFVGTGSFPVLSPGEEHELGFGADDQVRVRHAIADEKRGETGLISSSKTDSRNYRIAVKNMHEREVELVVHDQIPVSQNEDIKVELVGPAQPTKKDIDGKRGVVAFESKLAPEEERVLEFGYRVIWPGSRAIIYQ, from the coding sequence ATGCGCATTCTCGCCGCGCTCACCGGCGTCCTCGTCGCCGTCATCGCCAGCCACGCTGCGGCCGACGAGATCCCCGTCGCCTCGCGTCTGGAAACGATCACCGTCTTCCCATCGGGCGCCGAGGCGACGCGCACGGCACGCCTGTCGCTTGGCAAGGGCGAGCACACGCTGGTGCTGATCGATCTGCCGGCCGAGACGGTGCCGGGTTCCATCCGCGTCGACGGCAAGGCCACCGCCGGATTGGATATCCAATCGGTGGACACGCGACGCCGCTACATCCCGCGTGCCGATCAAGAGGCGCTGCAGGCCGAGCGCAAGACCATCGAGGACAATATAGAGAAGCTGCGCGACGAGCGCGGTCTTGTTCAAGGCCAGGAGGACGCGGCGCAGACGCAGAAGACGCTACTGCAGAACCTCGCGCAGATGCCGGCGCGGCCGCAGCCCGAGGAAGGGCAGCCGGCCCCTGCGGCGCTGCCGGTGCCGCACGTCGACTGGCAGCAGATATTGTCGCTGATCGGCACGGGCATGGCGGAGGCGCAGAAGCAGGCCCTCGATGCCGAGGTGAAGAAGCGCGATCTCGACCGCCGCATCGAGGAATTGGAGAAGAAACTTTCCGCCCTAGCCCCGGCGCGCACCGAGCAGACGGAGATCAAGGTATTCGTCGTCGCCGCGGCACAGCTCGAGGCCGACCTCACCGTGCGCTACCAAGTGCGCAACGCCGCTTGGACGCCGCACTATGACGCCCGGCTGGCCACGGGCTCCAAGACGGCGCCACCGTTCTTGGAACTCACGCGCCGGGCTGACATCGTGCAGCGCACCGGCGAGAGCTGGGACAACGTCGCGCTTCTATTGTCGACGACGCGTCCCACCGCCAACGCCGCGGCACCCGCTATCGAAACCATGATCGTCGACTTCCAGCCGGAGGCCCACCCGGCTTCCGTTTCAGCTGCCCCGCCCGCGCCGATGGCCGGCTACGATGGTCTAGCCGTGCGCCAGAAGAAGGTGCGCACCGCGTCGGAAGAGATTAGAGACCAGAGCGCCCAGGCAGAACCCGAGGTCGCCCTCGGCGAGATCGGCGCGCAAGTCGTCGCAGCACCGTTCCAGGCCGTATTCGCCGTGCCGGGCCGCCTCACGGTTCCGTCCACCGGCGAGCCCAAGCGCGTCTTCCTGCAGCAGGATGGCGTCGAGCCGGTGCTCACCGTGCGCACGGTGCCGAAGCTCGATGCCAAAGCCTACCTCTATGCGAAGTTGATCTTGCCGAAGGGAGCGCCGGTGCTTCCCGGCGCGGTGTCGCTGTTCCGCGACGGCACCTTCGTCGGCACTGGCAGTTTTCCCGTCCTGTCGCCGGGCGAGGAGCACGAGCTGGGCTTCGGCGCCGACGACCAGGTCCGCGTGCGCCATGCCATCGCGGACGAGAAGCGGGGCGAGACCGGGCTCATTTCCTCGTCGAAGACGGACAGCCGCAACTACCGCATCGCCGTGAAGAATATGCACGAGCGGGAGGTGGAGCTGGTGGTCCATGACCAGATCCCCGTGTCCCAGAACGAGGACATCAAGGTCGAGCTCGTCGGTCCGGCCCAACCCACCAAGAAGGACATCGACGGAAAGCGCGGCGTGGTCGCCTTCGAGTCCAAGCTGGCGCCGGAGGAGGAGCGGGTGCTGGAGTTCGGCTACCGCGTGATCTGGCCCGGCTCGCGCGCCATCATCTATCAATAG
- a CDS encoding adenylosuccinate synthase has translation MANVAVVGAQWGDEGKGKVVDWLSERADIVVRFQGGHNAGHTLVIGDKTFKLSLLPSGVVRPGKLGVIGNGVVVDPWALCAEIDKLAGQGVTVNRDNLRIAGNATLILPLHSELDIMREEAAGEGKIGTTGRGIGPAYEDKVGRRAIRVQDLRNPTTLGAKVDRILVHHNALRRGLSKPEISKDALLAQLNEVAPKILPFTDVTWELLDVARRAGKRILFEGAQGALLDIDHGTYPFVTSSNTVAAQAATGSGMGPRSIGYVLGIAKAYTTRVGSGPFPTELTDDIGERIGQRGREFGTVTGRKRRCGWFDATLVRQTLKIAGIDGIALTKLDVLDGFEELKVGVGYMLDGERIDRLPASSGAQARVTPIYETLPGWTQSTAGARSWSELPAQAVKYVRYIEELIERPVTMLSTSPERDDTILMKDPFAD, from the coding sequence ATGGCGAACGTCGCGGTGGTAGGCGCCCAGTGGGGCGACGAGGGCAAGGGCAAAGTCGTCGATTGGCTGTCGGAGCGCGCCGACATCGTCGTGCGCTTCCAGGGCGGCCATAACGCCGGCCACACCCTCGTCATCGGCGACAAGACCTTCAAGCTGTCGCTCTTGCCGTCTGGCGTCGTGCGCCCCGGCAAGCTCGGCGTGATCGGCAACGGCGTCGTCGTCGATCCCTGGGCGCTTTGCGCCGAGATCGACAAGCTCGCCGGCCAGGGCGTCACCGTCAACCGCGACAACCTGCGTATCGCCGGCAACGCCACGCTTATCCTGCCTCTGCACAGCGAGCTCGACATCATGCGCGAGGAGGCGGCGGGCGAGGGCAAGATCGGCACCACCGGCCGCGGCATCGGCCCCGCGTACGAGGACAAAGTCGGCCGTCGCGCCATCCGCGTGCAGGACCTGCGCAACCCGACGACCCTCGGCGCCAAGGTCGACCGCATCCTCGTGCATCACAACGCTTTGCGCCGCGGCTTGTCGAAGCCGGAGATTTCCAAGGACGCGCTGCTCGCCCAGCTCAACGAGGTCGCGCCGAAGATACTGCCTTTCACCGACGTAACGTGGGAGTTGCTCGACGTCGCACGTCGCGCTGGCAAGCGCATCTTGTTCGAAGGCGCGCAGGGCGCGCTGCTCGACATCGACCACGGCACCTATCCGTTCGTCACGTCGTCCAACACGGTTGCGGCGCAGGCGGCGACGGGCTCCGGCATGGGACCGCGCTCGATCGGCTACGTGCTGGGCATCGCCAAGGCGTACACGACGCGCGTCGGCTCCGGGCCGTTCCCGACCGAGCTCACCGACGACATCGGCGAGCGCATCGGCCAGCGCGGGCGCGAGTTCGGCACCGTCACCGGACGCAAGCGCCGCTGCGGCTGGTTCGACGCGACGCTGGTGCGCCAGACTTTGAAGATTGCCGGCATCGACGGCATCGCGCTGACCAAGCTCGACGTGCTCGACGGCTTCGAGGAGCTCAAGGTCGGCGTCGGCTACATGCTGGACGGCGAGCGCATCGACCGTCTCCCGGCCAGCAGCGGCGCGCAGGCGCGCGTCACACCCATCTACGAGACGCTGCCTGGTTGGACGCAATCGACGGCGGGCGCCCGCTCGTGGAGCGAGTTGCCGGCGCAGGCCGTGAAATACGTGCGCTACATCGAGGAGCTGATCGAGCGCCCGGTGACCATGCTGTCGACGAGCCCCGAGCGCGACGATACCATCCTCATGAAGGATCCCTTCGCCGACTGA
- a CDS encoding nucleoside deaminase has translation MDRRTVLSGGGALIATRVLTVGADARAVPSPATAEDARFMQLAIDEAKQGDYPFGAVIVREGKVAARGFNSSKRNADPTAHGEMVAIRSFLNMHEPSDFKGTTLYTSGEPCVMCMGAIIWCGITRVVYAASIEQLATRIGQIDITAKQIAEATSFATMDLTGGVLASEAIVLFPEKL, from the coding sequence ATGGACCGACGGACAGTGCTCTCAGGCGGCGGCGCGCTCATCGCCACCCGCGTTCTCACTGTCGGGGCCGACGCCCGGGCGGTGCCCTCGCCGGCGACGGCGGAAGACGCGCGCTTCATGCAGCTCGCTATCGACGAGGCGAAGCAGGGCGACTATCCGTTCGGCGCGGTGATCGTGCGCGAGGGCAAGGTCGCCGCCCGCGGCTTCAACAGCTCCAAGCGCAACGCCGACCCGACGGCGCACGGCGAGATGGTGGCAATCCGCAGCTTCCTGAACATGCACGAACCGAGCGACTTCAAAGGGACGACGCTCTACACGTCGGGGGAGCCCTGCGTGATGTGCATGGGCGCGATCATCTGGTGCGGTATCACCCGGGTCGTCTATGCGGCGTCGATCGAGCAGCTCGCCACACGCATCGGGCAGATCGACATCACCGCCAAGCAGATCGCGGAGGCAACGTCCTTCGCCACCATGGACCTCACCGGCGGCGTGCTGGCGAGCGAGGCGATAGTGCTGTTCCCCGAGAAGCTCTAG
- a CDS encoding GNAT family N-acetyltransferase, which produces MSPNVINRPVTPEDLPAITHLHARAFGPGRFTRTAYRVREGTPDISRYCRTAMLGDRLIAAVRFTPITIGGANGSLLLGPLVVEPDFAGQGFGKRLIAEAMAAAKDDGVRLVVLVGDEPYYGRFGFHPVPPGQITMPGPVDPRRLLAAELVPGSLAGAHGLIAGAHF; this is translated from the coding sequence ATGTCACCCAACGTCATCAATCGGCCCGTGACGCCGGAAGACCTACCCGCGATCACCCACCTGCACGCGCGGGCGTTCGGCCCGGGCCGCTTCACGCGCACCGCCTACCGCGTGCGCGAGGGCACACCCGACATCTCGCGCTACTGCCGCACGGCAATGCTGGGCGACCGGCTTATCGCGGCCGTGCGCTTCACGCCGATCACCATCGGCGGCGCAAATGGGTCGCTGCTGCTGGGGCCGCTCGTCGTGGAGCCCGACTTTGCCGGACAGGGGTTCGGCAAACGGCTCATTGCCGAGGCGATGGCTGCGGCCAAGGACGACGGCGTCCGGCTCGTCGTACTGGTCGGCGACGAACCCTATTACGGCCGCTTCGGTTTCCACCCCGTGCCACCCGGACAGATCACCATGCCGGGGCCGGTCGATCCGCGCCGCCTGCTGGCGGCCGAGCTGGTGCCGGGGTCGCTGGCTGGTGCGCATGGTCTGATTGCCGGCGCTCATTTTTGA
- a CDS encoding NUDIX domain-containing protein: MSRPPIVGKVLQRYWRLSRGLTMGVQGAVIDKDDRILLIRHTYRPGWHFPGGGVERMETVETALARELDEEACVAMRGKPELFGIYANFRLFPNDHVALFLVRDWQQVRTPAPTFEIAEQGMFARDALPADINAPTARRIAEIFDGAPRAHDW; the protein is encoded by the coding sequence TTGTCCAGACCGCCGATCGTTGGCAAAGTCTTGCAGCGCTACTGGCGGCTGTCGCGCGGCTTGACGATGGGCGTGCAGGGCGCGGTTATCGACAAGGACGACCGCATCCTCCTCATCCGTCACACCTATCGTCCGGGCTGGCATTTCCCGGGCGGCGGTGTGGAGCGGATGGAGACCGTCGAGACGGCGCTCGCGCGCGAGCTCGACGAGGAGGCCTGCGTCGCCATGCGCGGCAAGCCGGAGCTGTTCGGCATCTACGCCAACTTCCGCCTGTTCCCCAACGACCACGTCGCCTTGTTCCTGGTGCGCGACTGGCAGCAAGTGAGAACGCCCGCCCCCACCTTCGAGATTGCCGAGCAGGGAATGTTCGCCCGCGATGCGCTGCCCGCCGACATCAATGCGCCAACCGCCCGCCGGATCGCCGAGATCTTCGACGGCGCACCGCGCGCCCACGACTGGTGA
- a CDS encoding metallophosphoesterase family protein, translated as MSETITLAHVSDVHLSPMSGVALRHLNLKRSLGYINYRRQRRHTHHRAALDLVVADMLAHKPDHIAVTGDLINLGLPVEYEAATTWLHEIGTPDHVTVVPGNHDIYTSLRHDPGVARWADYMRPDAWGEKFAPRAPAQFPFVRRVGPVALIGVNSAVETPPFVAAGKVGSRQRAALAALLPQLAAEGLIRVVLIHHPPLPGQAPPRRALRDASALSQILAEHGAELVLHGHNHVDSHMVFARLPEVGGSSIPIIGVASGSVARAHKNEPLGRYNLLRITRSEDGRAIIECTTRGLDARDNAIVQVARRLVT; from the coding sequence ATGAGCGAAACGATTACGCTTGCCCACGTGTCGGATGTGCACCTTTCGCCGATGTCGGGCGTCGCGCTGCGCCACCTCAATCTCAAGCGCAGCCTCGGCTACATCAACTACCGGCGCCAGCGCCGCCATACGCACCACCGCGCCGCGCTCGATCTCGTCGTCGCCGATATGCTTGCGCACAAGCCCGACCATATCGCGGTCACCGGCGATCTGATCAATCTCGGTCTGCCCGTCGAGTATGAGGCGGCGACGACCTGGCTGCACGAGATCGGGACGCCCGACCACGTGACCGTCGTGCCGGGCAACCACGACATCTACACGTCGCTGCGCCATGATCCGGGCGTCGCGCGCTGGGCGGATTACATGCGGCCCGACGCGTGGGGGGAGAAATTCGCTCCGCGCGCCCCGGCGCAGTTTCCGTTCGTGCGCCGCGTCGGTCCGGTCGCGCTCATCGGCGTCAATTCGGCGGTCGAGACGCCGCCGTTCGTCGCCGCCGGCAAGGTCGGATCGCGCCAGCGCGCCGCGCTCGCCGCTTTGCTGCCGCAGCTCGCCGCCGAAGGCCTCATCCGTGTGGTGCTGATCCATCATCCGCCGCTCCCCGGACAAGCGCCGCCTCGCCGGGCGCTGCGCGATGCTTCCGCGCTGTCACAAATACTCGCCGAGCATGGCGCCGAGCTCGTGCTGCACGGACATAACCACGTCGATAGCCACATGGTGTTTGCGCGACTCCCCGAGGTGGGCGGTTCGAGCATTCCGATCATCGGCGTCGCCTCGGGCTCTGTCGCGCGGGCGCACAAGAACGAGCCGCTCGGCCGCTACAACCTGCTGCGCATCACGCGCAGCGAGGATGGGCGCGCGATCATCGAATGCACGACGCGCGGCCTCGATGCGCGCGACAACGCCATCGTGCAGGTGGCGCGCAGGTTGGTGACGTAA
- a CDS encoding patatin-like phospholipase family protein gives MQVRLFRRNARINLALQGGGAHGAFTWGVLDRLLEDEELEINWVSATSAGAVNAVAVASGFSEGGKTSARNKLRSVWEAVHKAGVPDLLRLNPFLYGLSRTPHLAQMASLWSPYEFNPLGFDPLRRLLSESIDFEKLRNNSPIELLIAATEVATGRARIFRRKEITVEAVLASACLPTLHHAVEIDGVSYWDGGFSSNPDIKTLAMESPVEDTLIVQLSSLVRHAVPTGVREIALHANRLTFNAPLIREIELIETVRESQQGRIGGPRGRYSRLATHRFHLIEAGRYTGALSPDSTMKPDWQLLNYLFSAGRDEADKWLSLNRSAIGRRSSVDLKERFLAHDTGRGAERDRTSAKAKAAVGSDIPD, from the coding sequence ATGCAAGTGCGATTATTTCGGCGTAACGCTCGTATCAATCTTGCGCTGCAAGGCGGTGGCGCGCACGGCGCCTTCACCTGGGGCGTGCTCGATCGGCTGCTCGAGGACGAGGAGCTCGAGATCAACTGGGTGAGCGCGACGAGCGCCGGCGCGGTGAACGCGGTCGCTGTCGCCTCGGGCTTCAGCGAGGGCGGCAAGACGTCGGCGCGCAACAAGCTGCGCAGCGTCTGGGAAGCCGTGCATAAGGCCGGCGTTCCCGACCTTCTGCGCCTCAACCCGTTTCTCTACGGTCTCAGCCGCACGCCGCATCTGGCGCAGATGGCGAGCCTCTGGTCGCCCTATGAGTTCAATCCGCTGGGCTTCGATCCCCTGCGCCGCCTGCTCTCGGAAAGCATCGACTTCGAGAAGCTGCGCAACAATTCTCCCATCGAGCTGTTGATCGCTGCGACGGAGGTGGCGACAGGGCGCGCGCGCATCTTCCGCCGCAAGGAAATCACCGTCGAGGCGGTCTTGGCTTCCGCCTGCCTGCCTACACTGCATCATGCCGTCGAGATCGACGGCGTCTCCTACTGGGACGGCGGCTTCTCGTCCAACCCCGACATCAAGACGCTGGCGATGGAGAGCCCGGTCGAGGACACGCTCATCGTGCAGCTCAGCTCGCTCGTGCGTCACGCTGTGCCGACCGGCGTGCGCGAGATCGCCCTGCACGCCAACCGGCTCACCTTCAACGCGCCGCTCATCCGCGAGATCGAATTGATCGAAACGGTGCGCGAAAGCCAGCAGGGGCGCATCGGCGGTCCGCGCGGCCGCTACAGCCGTCTGGCAACGCACCGCTTCCACCTGATCGAGGCGGGCCGCTACACCGGGGCGCTCAGCCCCGACAGCACCATGAAGCCCGATTGGCAGCTCCTGAACTACCTGTTCAGCGCCGGCCGCGACGAGGCCGACAAGTGGCTGTCGCTCAATCGCTCGGCGATTGGCCGCCGCTCCAGCGTCGATTTGAAGGAGCGCTTCCTCGCCCACGACACCGGCAGGGGCGCTGAGCGCGACCGCACCTCCGCTAAAGCGAAAGCCGCCGTCGGTAGCGATATTCCCGACTGA
- the modA gene encoding molybdate ABC transporter substrate-binding protein → MSVTLGALMRGFAICVFALTVAGTHGVARADEPPAIAAAASLRYAIDEIAKGFEKDTGKSVKITYGATGNLVHQIEASAPFQALFAADDESVKKLAKGGLTDGEPVVFARGQLSVATPKGSAVAVDPALNGLKQALAAGKVKHVAIANAETAPYGRAARESLQKAGLWDEVQPLLVVGENIGQTATFVSTGAAEIGFIAKSLAISKEIEPKITSAIVPESWHEPIDHGLALIKSASPTAKEFVDYVRGPKGRAVLEASGFAVPTS, encoded by the coding sequence ATGAGCGTTACTCTCGGCGCGCTGATGCGCGGCTTTGCGATTTGCGTTTTCGCGCTGACGGTGGCGGGTACGCACGGTGTTGCGCGGGCAGACGAACCGCCGGCGATCGCCGCGGCCGCGAGCCTGCGCTATGCGATCGACGAGATCGCCAAGGGCTTCGAGAAGGACACCGGCAAGAGCGTCAAGATCACCTACGGCGCCACCGGCAATCTCGTGCATCAGATCGAGGCGAGCGCGCCGTTTCAGGCCCTGTTCGCCGCCGACGACGAGAGCGTCAAGAAGCTCGCCAAGGGCGGACTGACGGACGGTGAGCCGGTCGTCTTCGCGCGCGGGCAGCTGAGCGTTGCGACCCCGAAGGGCTCGGCCGTCGCCGTCGATCCGGCCCTCAACGGCCTCAAGCAAGCGCTCGCCGCCGGCAAGGTGAAGCACGTGGCTATCGCCAATGCCGAAACGGCGCCTTACGGCCGAGCGGCTCGCGAATCCCTGCAGAAGGCCGGGCTGTGGGATGAGGTGCAGCCGCTGCTCGTCGTCGGCGAGAACATCGGCCAGACCGCTACATTTGTATCGACCGGTGCCGCCGAGATCGGTTTCATCGCCAAGTCGCTCGCCATTTCGAAAGAGATTGAACCGAAGATCACCAGCGCTATCGTGCCGGAATCCTGGCACGAGCCGATCGATCACGGGCTGGCTCTGATCAAGAGTGCCAGCCCCACCGCCAAGGAATTCGTCGACTACGTGCGCGGACCCAAGGGCCGCGCCGTGCTAGAGGCGAGCGGCTTCGCGGTGCCAACGTCCTGA
- the modB gene encoding molybdate ABC transporter permease subunit produces MDWTAFALSLQLAGWTVVLLLPLAVVIARALAWGRVPGKSAVEALIMLPLVLPPTVLGFYLLVAFSPQSGLGSLLKSVFGTSLVFNFAGILIASLIINLPFAVQPIQRAFEAIPANVREAAFVSGLSRWETMRRIELPLAWPGLVSAIALTFAHTLGEFGVILMIGGSIPGETRVLSIAIYDQVQAFHIDRAGVMSAVLLAFSLIAIAIVHMLARRRRTDAHAL; encoded by the coding sequence ATGGATTGGACCGCCTTTGCACTTTCGCTGCAGCTTGCGGGCTGGACGGTGGTGCTGTTGCTGCCGCTCGCCGTCGTCATCGCGCGCGCGCTCGCCTGGGGGCGGGTGCCGGGCAAGAGCGCCGTCGAGGCGCTCATCATGCTGCCGCTGGTGCTGCCGCCGACGGTGCTCGGCTTCTACCTGCTCGTCGCCTTCTCGCCCCAGTCGGGCCTCGGCAGTCTCTTGAAGAGCGTGTTCGGCACGTCGCTGGTGTTCAACTTCGCCGGCATCCTCATCGCGTCGCTGATCATCAACCTGCCGTTCGCCGTGCAGCCGATCCAGCGCGCCTTCGAGGCCATTCCGGCGAACGTACGCGAGGCCGCGTTCGTCAGCGGCCTGTCGCGTTGGGAGACGATGCGGCGCATCGAGCTGCCGCTCGCCTGGCCGGGCCTCGTCTCGGCGATCGCGCTCACGTTCGCGCACACGCTGGGCGAATTCGGCGTCATCCTGATGATCGGCGGCAGCATCCCCGGCGAGACGCGTGTCCTCTCCATCGCCATCTACGATCAGGTGCAGGCCTTCCACATCGACCGGGCGGGCGTGATGTCGGCGGTGCTGCTCGCCTTCTCGCTCATCGCCATCGCTATCGTGCACATGCTCGCGCGGCGCCGACGGACGGACGCGCATGCCCTCTGA
- a CDS encoding ABC transporter ATP-binding protein has product MPSDNPALSVALRQAGPIPLDVNLDCRRGELLALIGPSGSGKSTVLRAIAGLYRPQEGRVVAASETWLDTDARIDLPPQARSVGLVFQDYALFPHLSARDNVRLAMLRLPEPERSRRAAELLARVHLQGLDTRRPDELSGGQRQRVAIARALARDPKVLLLDEPFSAVDRITRDALKEELAALHRSLDIPMVLVTHDLDEAQALADRICVLHGGTTLQIGTPDEVRLRPRNVRVARLMGHTNLIPTQVQDHGRIRCGAQTLTVASTNGVAIGERVTVLIPPDAISLGGGTTNSANAVAGKLTNVQSLGDLTAVTLAFDAGELRFRLPSREAVARHLQSGAALSVEIDPALVHLLRED; this is encoded by the coding sequence ATGCCCTCTGACAACCCCGCGCTGTCGGTCGCGCTGCGCCAGGCCGGCCCCATCCCGCTCGACGTCAACCTCGATTGCCGGCGCGGCGAGCTGTTGGCGCTGATCGGTCCGTCGGGCAGCGGCAAGAGCACGGTGCTGCGCGCGATCGCCGGGCTCTATCGACCGCAGGAAGGTCGCGTCGTCGCTGCCAGCGAGACGTGGCTCGACACCGATGCCCGCATCGACCTGCCGCCACAGGCGCGTAGCGTCGGTCTCGTCTTCCAGGACTACGCGCTGTTTCCGCATCTATCCGCCCGCGACAACGTGCGCCTCGCCATGCTGCGGCTGCCGGAGCCGGAGCGCAGCCGCCGCGCCGCCGAACTCTTGGCGCGCGTGCATCTGCAGGGTCTCGACACCCGCCGCCCCGACGAGCTGTCCGGCGGCCAGCGCCAACGCGTGGCGATTGCCCGCGCCCTCGCCCGCGATCCGAAGGTGCTACTGCTCGACGAGCCGTTCTCCGCCGTCGACCGCATCACCCGCGACGCGCTGAAGGAGGAGCTCGCGGCGTTGCACCGCTCGCTCGATATCCCGATGGTGCTGGTCACCCACGACCTCGATGAGGCGCAGGCGCTCGCCGACCGCATCTGCGTGCTGCACGGGGGAACAACGCTGCAGATCGGCACGCCGGACGAGGTGCGTCTGCGCCCCCGAAACGTTCGCGTTGCGCGTCTCATGGGGCATACGAACCTCATACCGACGCAGGTGCAGGATCATGGACGCATCCGCTGCGGAGCGCAGACGCTTACCGTCGCCTCGACCAACGGCGTCGCCATTGGCGAGCGCGTCACCGTGCTCATTCCGCCCGACGCCATTTCGCTCGGGGGCGGCACTACAAATTCAGCCAACGCAGTCGCCGGAAAGCTTACGAACGTGCAATCGCTGGGTGACCTCACGGCGGTCACGCTCGCCTTCGACGCGGGGGAATTGCGCTTCCGCCTGCCATCGCGCGAAGCAGTCGCGCGCCACCTACAGAGCGGAGCGGCGCTCTCGGTAGAGATCGATCCGGCGCTCGTGCATCTGCTGCGCGAAGACTGA
- a CDS encoding helix-turn-helix domain-containing protein — protein MIEKKLTQAELADASDCHEKTIQNLLGGRSVRDQTLFDVCMVLGLDFDKLKGAWTGANASVAAPPELHGENGGVVAPLYMGAYTRGAVDHYIGSYLTLRSSFSRPGCIVAYRTDVTWDPDWPSLLFQERDRLDAPYSHRGRLYVPASSMFIHLVSLTKGAMRMIVVSQVDRFGEMRGIITTIHKHGAVLVPVATPIVYAKCEEFDGNLGDITSAHPHYARYKKMLEDTMGDGYAKLIEP, from the coding sequence ATGATCGAAAAAAAGCTTACCCAGGCTGAACTTGCGGACGCGTCCGACTGCCACGAGAAGACCATCCAGAACCTGCTCGGCGGGCGCTCGGTCCGGGATCAGACCTTGTTCGACGTCTGCATGGTGCTGGGGCTCGACTTCGACAAACTGAAGGGCGCCTGGACCGGCGCCAATGCCTCGGTCGCGGCCCCTCCCGAGTTGCATGGCGAAAACGGCGGCGTGGTCGCGCCGCTCTACATGGGCGCCTACACGCGCGGCGCCGTCGACCACTACATCGGCAGCTACCTGACGCTGCGCTCGTCGTTCTCGCGCCCCGGCTGCATCGTCGCCTACCGCACCGACGTGACCTGGGATCCCGACTGGCCGAGCCTGTTGTTCCAGGAGCGCGACCGGCTGGACGCGCCATATTCGCACCGCGGGCGGCTCTACGTTCCCGCCTCGTCGATGTTCATCCACCTCGTGTCGCTCACCAAGGGCGCGATGCGCATGATCGTCGTCTCGCAGGTCGACCGCTTCGGGGAGATGCGGGGCATCATCACCACCATCCACAAGCACGGCGCGGTGCTGGTGCCGGTGGCGACGCCGATCGTCTACGCCAAGTGCGAGGAGTTCGACGGCAACCTCGGCGACATCACCTCGGCGCATCCGCATTATGCGCGGTACAAGAAGATGCTCGAGGACACGATGGGCGACGGCTACGCGAAGCTCATCGAGCCCTAG